DNA from Tripterygium wilfordii isolate XIE 37 chromosome 4, ASM1340144v1, whole genome shotgun sequence:
TTGTAGGTGGTGTTGTCCATGAAAAGGGTCTTCTGCCTCAGGAGTGTAAGTCGGTAACTTAATTCTTTTTTACAGTTTCTGATTCTCTACATGATCATGAATTCTGTAGCAATCTGTTGAGCTCTTTGTTTTTACTTAAAAAGCATGCATGGTGTAAGAAGCGCTCTCTCCATGAACAGAAGGGACCTAAGTACTTGTGAATGTTGCTCTAATAAATCAAACATAGCCATGCTTGCCAATCTACAAATCTTAAGGAGAATAGAGAAGTGCTGTGTGTTGCGAGTTGCCACCCATTAGGATTGTGTGCATATGATCACACACTCCTTAAACATGGGAAGGCAAAGCTCCATTAGGATTTGCATGTGAATTGAAAGTAAGCCTCCTTGTGAATGTAGGTCGTAGTGCTGTCGAACTATCATTACTTTTAATAACCTCTAGTTTCGTATCAAGTGTGATTATGGAATGGGTACTCACTACGGATAAGAAAGAAAGGAATGATGAGGACATGTAAACCTGATCACCAATGAGGAAAGAAGCATAAGTTTATGACATTTATGCCGCAAATAATGAGTTAATGACATGTGTATCTCTTCTCTTTCACCTCTGCTTGAAGTAATTGTGATGCATGCTCTCACCATTCAAATATTTACAAGTGTGGCAAAAAAAACTGTCAAACATCTCTATTGCAGTACCCTCTTGGCTAACAAAGATTACAAGGAGAATTTATGAAGAATCAGAGCTTTTCCCATCAGCAATCAATCATGTTCTCATCAACGAGTACCATCCTAACCAGGGAATCATGGTATTGTACCAAACCCACTGATAtgaggtcttttttttttttttttttatcattttcctttttctctcacTGTTATGATCTCAAGTTGGTGAAACTTTTGTTTAGATAGACCGTGGGCTACTCCTTGAGAACCTTATTACCTTTATCTGTACCTGATTAGATGAGCATTATTAGCATTGTCATTACTACAAGAATGTCGGACCTATAATGGGATCAAATATTTGATCCCTGTATTAAATCTCTGCCTCATTCCTATCCAGCATAATGTTTGGCAGCACTTCTTATTATGATCTTGTTTCCGACTCAGCCGCACCAGGATGGACCTGCTTATTTCCCAGTAGTAGCTATTTTATCTCTGGGATCACCTGCTGTCATGGACTTCACACCGCATTCAAAATTAAGATTTGGGAGCAACACATTGAAGGGTGATGCTGAAAATAGAAGATGTGATGGTAGAGATTTCAAGATCGAGACACATGAATGGATAGATAATCACCATCCCTTTTCTGTCCTATTGATGCCTCGTAGTTTACTCATTTTCAAGGATAATGCATATTCCGGTTGGTGCATGGTCTTTTGTTTTTCCCTCTACATGATCTCATATTATCCAAAATTCACTGAGCAGTTGATTTCATTGAACTTGTTGCAGATTACTTGCACGGTATAAAAGATAGTGTGACACAACAGCACGCTGGGGTAAGATTGATCAATTTGACTTGAGGCTATATTTGATTCATAATAGTAGTCTGAATGAACTGGCATGTCCATAATGTCTTACATTGCTGCAATTTTCTTGTTCAGGCTGTGAATGAAACCCAAGGAATGATGCATCAAGAACTTAATGAGAAAGCAGACCAAGCAATGAGGACTGGAGATCTCAAAGTTATTCATAGAACTACCACTAGAATATCTTTGACATGTAGATTGGTGCTCAAGGTTCACCGAAATTTGTTCAAGTTTTGAATGTATGGGAAATCTGAGGTATTTTGGAGATGTGTGTTTTCTGGTTTGTATTGAACTTCTTGTGACCGTTCTTTAATCGCCATTAGCAGACCTTTTTTTTAGCATTTCATGTTTCTCCTctataattaataaaatcaaacaTACATGACTACATTTCTCAAAATTTGCAATGAAATCGTGTGTATTTAATTTTGTTCACAAAATTTGAGTTTTGATTCAAGAATAATGGGATGGTCTTCACGTAAAAATGGGCTATAAAACGGGCCTGAGCAGGAATCTATAATGGGCTATAGATGGGCCCTCTCCACTGGTTAGCAAAGTAGATTCCGGGTTGGGCTTTCGATATAAAAACTTGCTTCAACAAAAACATATCCACCGTCTACTATGGCCTTCGTGTGCTATTTATTCGATATGACTAGGACAAGCACAGAAGCAAACAggaggaaagaagagagagctACGAAGTAGAGACTGGTAGAATAAGAAATCCGATTGTGCGGTTAGATTTCAGTTTCTCTGGTTAAACCTAACTACTCCTCTACTGATATGCGGTTTCGCTCTCTGATCTTGCCATACTTTTAAGCGTAATGTTAATTTGCCTTGCAATCGAGGTTCTAACTTCAACGTATTGGTCTTTATCT
Protein-coding regions in this window:
- the LOC119996296 gene encoding alpha-ketoglutarate-dependent dioxygenase alkB homolog 6, which encodes MEGKFNNFVVGDVPTLMYIPNFVTVDEENQLLNNIYEAPVSKWKSLKNRRLQNWGGVVHEKGLLPQELPSWLTKITRRIYEESELFPSAINHVLINEYHPNQGIMPHQDGPAYFPVVAILSLGSPAVMDFTPHSKLRFGSNTLKGDAENRRCDGRDFKIETHEWIDNHHPFSVLLMPRSLLIFKDNAYSDYLHGIKDSVTQQHAGAVNETQGMMHQELNEKADQAMRTGDLKVIHRTTTRISLTCRLVLKVHRNLFKF